One genomic region from Pan troglodytes isolate AG18354 chromosome 14, NHGRI_mPanTro3-v2.0_pri, whole genome shotgun sequence encodes:
- the SLC25A30 gene encoding kidney mitochondrial carrier protein 1 isoform X4 codes for MSALNWKPFVYGGLASITAECGTFPIDLTKTRLQIQGQTNDAKFKEIRYRGMLHALVRIGREEGLKALYSGIAPAMLRQASYGTIKIGTYQSLKRLFVERPEDETLPINVICGILSGVISSTIANPTDVLKIRMQAQSNTIQGGMIGNFMNIYQQEGTRGLWKGVSLTAQRAAIVVGVELPVYDITKKHLILSGLMGDTVYTHFLSSFTCGLAGALASNPVDVVRTRMMNQRVLRDGRCSGYTGTLDCLLQVLP; via the exons ATGTCAGCCCTCAACTGGAAGCCGTTTGTGTACGGGGGGCTGGCCTCCATCACTGCTGAGTGCG gtaCATTTCCAATTGATTTAACCAAGACACGGCTCCAGATTCAAGGCCAGACGAATGATGCAAAATTTAAGGAAATTAGATATCGAGGAATGTTGCACGCATTAGTGAGGATAGGCAGAGAAGAAGGGCTGAAAGCACTCTACTCGGG GATTGCCCCCGCGATGTTACGCCAGGCATCCTATGGCACCATCAAGATAGGCACTTACCAGAGCTTGAAGCGACTATTCGTTGAACGCCCAGAAG ATGAAACTCTACCGATAAATGTGATATGTGGAATTCTGTCTGGAGTCATATCTTCAACCATTGCTAATCCAACTGATGTTTTGAAA attCGGATGCAAGCGCAAAGCAACACCATTCAAGGAGGAATGATAGGCAACTTCATGAACATTTACCAGCAAGAGGGGACAAGAGGACTGTGGAAG GGTGTGTCCCTTACTGCGCAGAGGGCTGCTATTGTTGTTGGTGTGGAGCTGCCGGTCTATGACATCACCAAGAAGCATCTTATTCTCTCAGGCCTGATGGGAGACACTGTGTATACCCACTTCCT CTCAAGCTTCACCTGTGGTCTGGCAGGGGCCCTGGCCTCAAACCCTGTTGATGTTGTGAGGACACGTATGATGAATCAGAGAGTGCTTCGAGATGGCAGATGTTCTGGCTACACAGGAACCCTGGATTGCTTGTTACAG GTGTTGCCTTAA
- the SLC25A30 gene encoding kidney mitochondrial carrier protein 1 isoform X5 produces MLRQASYGTIKIGTYQSLKRLFVERPEDETLPINVICGILSGVISSTIANPTDVLKIRMQAQSNTIQGGMIGNFMNIYQQEGTRGLWKGVSLTAQRAAIVVGVELPVYDITKKHLILSGLMGDTVYTHFLSSFTCGLAGALASNPVDVVRTRMMNQRVLRDGRCSGYTGTLDCLLQTWKNEGFFALYKGFWPNWLRLGPWNIINEVVGSLGSQTERSSGSCPIQSSESTTLRPVPPQQLIPWNEDKVIL; encoded by the exons ATGTTACGCCAGGCATCCTATGGCACCATCAAGATAGGCACTTACCAGAGCTTGAAGCGACTATTCGTTGAACGCCCAGAAG ATGAAACTCTACCGATAAATGTGATATGTGGAATTCTGTCTGGAGTCATATCTTCAACCATTGCTAATCCAACTGATGTTTTGAAA attCGGATGCAAGCGCAAAGCAACACCATTCAAGGAGGAATGATAGGCAACTTCATGAACATTTACCAGCAAGAGGGGACAAGAGGACTGTGGAAG GGTGTGTCCCTTACTGCGCAGAGGGCTGCTATTGTTGTTGGTGTGGAGCTGCCGGTCTATGACATCACCAAGAAGCATCTTATTCTCTCAGGCCTGATGGGAGACACTGTGTATACCCACTTCCT CTCAAGCTTCACCTGTGGTCTGGCAGGGGCCCTGGCCTCAAACCCTGTTGATGTTGTGAGGACACGTATGATGAATCAGAGAGTGCTTCGAGATGGCAGATGTTCTGGCTACACAGGAACCCTGGATTGCTTGTTACAG ACATGGAAGAATGAAGGGTTTTTTGCTCTCTATAAAGGCTTTTGGCCAAATTGGTTGAGACTTGGTCCTTGGAATATCATT AATGAGGTGGTGGGATCCTTGGGAAGCCAAACGGAGCGGAGTTCTGGATCATGTCCCATCCAGTCCAGTGAATCCACGACCCTCAGACCTGTCCCCCCGCAACAGCTTATACCATGGAATGAGGACAAGGTGATACTCTGA
- the SLC25A30 gene encoding kidney mitochondrial carrier protein 1 isoform X6 — MLRQASYGTIKIGTYQSLKRLFVERPEDETLPINVICGILSGVISSTIANPTDVLKIRMQAQSNTIQGGMIGNFMNIYQQEGTRGLWKGVSLTAQRAAIVVGVELPVYDITKKHLILSGLMGDTVYTHFLSSFTCGLAGALASNPVDVVRTRMMNQRVLRDGRCSGYTGTLDCLLQTWKNEGFFALYKGFWPNWLRLGPWNIIFFVTYEQLKKLDL; from the exons ATGTTACGCCAGGCATCCTATGGCACCATCAAGATAGGCACTTACCAGAGCTTGAAGCGACTATTCGTTGAACGCCCAGAAG ATGAAACTCTACCGATAAATGTGATATGTGGAATTCTGTCTGGAGTCATATCTTCAACCATTGCTAATCCAACTGATGTTTTGAAA attCGGATGCAAGCGCAAAGCAACACCATTCAAGGAGGAATGATAGGCAACTTCATGAACATTTACCAGCAAGAGGGGACAAGAGGACTGTGGAAG GGTGTGTCCCTTACTGCGCAGAGGGCTGCTATTGTTGTTGGTGTGGAGCTGCCGGTCTATGACATCACCAAGAAGCATCTTATTCTCTCAGGCCTGATGGGAGACACTGTGTATACCCACTTCCT CTCAAGCTTCACCTGTGGTCTGGCAGGGGCCCTGGCCTCAAACCCTGTTGATGTTGTGAGGACACGTATGATGAATCAGAGAGTGCTTCGAGATGGCAGATGTTCTGGCTACACAGGAACCCTGGATTGCTTGTTACAG ACATGGAAGAATGAAGGGTTTTTTGCTCTCTATAAAGGCTTTTGGCCAAATTGGTTGAGACTTGGTCCTTGGAATATCATT TTCTTTGTGACATACGAGCAGTTGAAGAAATTGGATTTGTGA
- the SLC25A30 gene encoding kidney mitochondrial carrier protein 1 isoform X3, translated as MSALNWKPFVYGGLASITAECGTFPIDLTKTRLQIQGQTNDAKFKEIRYRGMLHALVRIGREEGLKALYSGIAPAMLRQASYGTIKIGTYQSLKRLFVERPEDETLPINVICGILSGVISSTIANPTDVLKIRMQAQSNTIQGGMIGNFMNIYQQEGTRGLWKGVSLTAQRAAIVVGVELPVYDITKKHLILSGLMGDTVYTHFLSSFTCGLAGALASNPVDVVRTRMMNQRVLRDGRCSGYTGTLDCLLQTWKNEGFFALYKGFWPNWLRLGPWNIIFFVTYEQLKKLDL; from the exons ATGTCAGCCCTCAACTGGAAGCCGTTTGTGTACGGGGGGCTGGCCTCCATCACTGCTGAGTGCG gtaCATTTCCAATTGATTTAACCAAGACACGGCTCCAGATTCAAGGCCAGACGAATGATGCAAAATTTAAGGAAATTAGATATCGAGGAATGTTGCACGCATTAGTGAGGATAGGCAGAGAAGAAGGGCTGAAAGCACTCTACTCGGG GATTGCCCCCGCGATGTTACGCCAGGCATCCTATGGCACCATCAAGATAGGCACTTACCAGAGCTTGAAGCGACTATTCGTTGAACGCCCAGAAG ATGAAACTCTACCGATAAATGTGATATGTGGAATTCTGTCTGGAGTCATATCTTCAACCATTGCTAATCCAACTGATGTTTTGAAA attCGGATGCAAGCGCAAAGCAACACCATTCAAGGAGGAATGATAGGCAACTTCATGAACATTTACCAGCAAGAGGGGACAAGAGGACTGTGGAAG GGTGTGTCCCTTACTGCGCAGAGGGCTGCTATTGTTGTTGGTGTGGAGCTGCCGGTCTATGACATCACCAAGAAGCATCTTATTCTCTCAGGCCTGATGGGAGACACTGTGTATACCCACTTCCT CTCAAGCTTCACCTGTGGTCTGGCAGGGGCCCTGGCCTCAAACCCTGTTGATGTTGTGAGGACACGTATGATGAATCAGAGAGTGCTTCGAGATGGCAGATGTTCTGGCTACACAGGAACCCTGGATTGCTTGTTACAG ACATGGAAGAATGAAGGGTTTTTTGCTCTCTATAAAGGCTTTTGGCCAAATTGGTTGAGACTTGGTCCTTGGAATATCATT TTCTTTGTGACATACGAGCAGTTGAAGAAATTGGATTTGTGA
- the LOC112205258 gene encoding uncharacterized protein LOC112205258, producing MTLEQESPHANSDGGPAAPARPKEAAAREAEPCPQSPEPRAPPSPARPAKWRAQAAPSTPGCKGGSSEIAAQPYPRPVFQEPQRKRGRREEARARTYLAAAAPHLLQPGLSCNKNLRPLEKRKKCRRGRGGPRSLHAAPPRPVRANTRPPQLPLVSASTSHTPDRPRWEHGGAGPVPSAPQDLPLPLPEEGAARDSVTPDVASDIDWEVEEKFGERIENRGKATFARGNLLTVPP from the coding sequence ATGACCCTGGAACAGGAATCACCCCACGCCAACAGCGATGGGGGCCCCGCGGCACCGGCCCGACCCAAGGAGGCAGCAGCCCGAGAAGCAGAGCCCTGTCCCCAGTCCCCGGAACCTCGCGCCCCGCCGAGCCCGGCCCGGCCTGCGAAGTGGAGAGCACAGGCAGCCCCGAGCACGCCCGGTTGCAAAGGAGGCTCCTCGGAAATCGCAGCCCAACCTTACCCCAGGCCCGTGTTCCAGGAGCCGCAGAGAAAGCGGGGCCGGCGGGAGGAGGCACGGGCCAGGACTTACCTGGCGGCAGCGGCCCCGCACCTCCTCCAACCCGGACTCAGTTGTAACAAGAACCTGAGGCcgctggagaaaaggaaaaaatgccgTCGCGGGCGGGGCGGACCCAGGAGCCTGCACgcagccccgccccgccccgtccGCGCAAACACGCGACCTCCTCAGCTCCCATTGGTTTCTGCCAGCACTAGCCACACCCCTGACCGCCCCAGATGGGAACACGGAGGGGCGGGGCCCGTCCCAAGTGCCCCTCAGGATCTTCCCCTGCCGCTGCCTGAGGAGGGAGCTGCCCGGGACTCGGTGACACCTGATGTGGCCTCCGATATCGACTGGGAGGTGGAAGAGAAATTTGGGGAACGCATCGAGAACCGTGGAAAAGCAACCTTCGCACGGGGCAACCTTCTCACGGTGCCCCCGTGA
- the LOC129136824 gene encoding reticulocalbin-1-like, producing the protein MARGGRGRHLGLALGLLLALVLAPRVLRAKPTVRKECVVRPDSELGERPPEDNQSFQYDHEAFLGKEDSKTFDQLTPDESKERLGKIVDRIDNDGDGFVTTEELKTWIKRVQKRYIFDNVAKVWKDYDRDKVDKISWEEYKQATYGYYLGNPAEFHDSSDHHTFKKMLPRDERRFKAADLNGDLTATREEFTAFLHPEEFEHMKEIVVLETLEDIDKNGDGFVDQDEYIADMFSHEENGPELDWVLSEREQFNEFQDLNKDGKLDKDEIRHWILPQDYDHAQAEARHLVYESDKNKDEKLTKEEILENWNMFVGSQATNYGEDLTKNHDEL; encoded by the coding sequence ATGGCGCGCGGTGGCCGCGGCCGCCACCTGGGGTTAGCCCTGGGGCTGCTGCTGGCGCTGGTGCTGGCACCGCGGGTTCTGCGGGCCAAGCCCACGGTGCGCAAAGAGTGCGTGGTGCGGCCCGACTCGGAGCTGGGCGAGCGGCCCCCTGAGGACAACCAGAGCTTCCAGTACGACCACGAGGCCTTCCTGGGCAAGGAGGACTCCAAGACCTTCGACCAGCTCACCCCGGACGAGAGCAAGGAGAGGCTAGGGAAGATTGTTGATCGAATCGACAATGATGGGGATGGCTTTGTCACTACTGAGGAGCTGAAAACCTGGATCAAACGGGTGCAGAAAAGATACATCTTTGATAATGTCGCCAAAGTCTGGAAGGATTATGATAGGGACAAGGTTGATAAAATTTCCTGGGAAGAATACAAACAAGCCACCTATGGTTACTACCTAGGAAACCCCGCAGAGTTTCATGATTCTTCAGATCATCACACCTTTAAAAAGATGCTGCCACGTGATGAGAGAAGATTCAAAGCTGCAGACCTCAATGGTGACCtgacagctactcgggaggagtTCACTGCCTTTCTGCATCCTGAAGAGTTTGAACATATGAAGGAAATTGTGGTTTTGGAAACCCTAGAGGACATCGACAAGAACGGGGATGGGTTTGTGGATCAGGATGAGTATATTGCGGATATGTTTTCCCATGAGGAGAATGGCCCTGAGCTAGACTGGGTTTTATCAGAACGGGAGCAGTTTAACGAATTCCAGGATCTGAACAAGGACGGGAAGTTAGACAAAGATGAGATTCGCCACTGGATCCTCCCTCAAGATTATGATCATGCACAGGCTGAGGCCAGGCATCTGGTATATGAGTCAGACAAAAACAAGGATGAGAAGCTAACTAAAGAGGAAATATTGGAGAACTGGAACATGTTTGTTGGAAGCCAAGCTACCAATTACGGGGAAGATCTCACAAAAAATCATGATGAGCTTTGA
- the SLC25A30 gene encoding kidney mitochondrial carrier protein 1 isoform X2, giving the protein MSALNWKPFVYGGLASITAECGTFPIDLTKTRLQIQGQTNDAKFKEIRYRGMLHALVRIGREEGLKALYSGIAPAMLRQASYGTIKIGTYQSLKRLFVERPEDETLPINVICGILSGVISSTIANPTDVLKIRMQAQSNTIQGGMIGNFMNIYQQEGTRGLWKGVSLTAQRAAIVVGVELPVYDITKKHLILSGLMGDTVYTHFLSSFTCGLAGALASNPVDVVRTRMMNQRVLRDGRCSGYTGTLDCLLQLTVLESFSTTAKPQKLISVDAISEEADTRGFTYLSCDLSVPS; this is encoded by the exons ATGTCAGCCCTCAACTGGAAGCCGTTTGTGTACGGGGGGCTGGCCTCCATCACTGCTGAGTGCG gtaCATTTCCAATTGATTTAACCAAGACACGGCTCCAGATTCAAGGCCAGACGAATGATGCAAAATTTAAGGAAATTAGATATCGAGGAATGTTGCACGCATTAGTGAGGATAGGCAGAGAAGAAGGGCTGAAAGCACTCTACTCGGG GATTGCCCCCGCGATGTTACGCCAGGCATCCTATGGCACCATCAAGATAGGCACTTACCAGAGCTTGAAGCGACTATTCGTTGAACGCCCAGAAG ATGAAACTCTACCGATAAATGTGATATGTGGAATTCTGTCTGGAGTCATATCTTCAACCATTGCTAATCCAACTGATGTTTTGAAA attCGGATGCAAGCGCAAAGCAACACCATTCAAGGAGGAATGATAGGCAACTTCATGAACATTTACCAGCAAGAGGGGACAAGAGGACTGTGGAAG GGTGTGTCCCTTACTGCGCAGAGGGCTGCTATTGTTGTTGGTGTGGAGCTGCCGGTCTATGACATCACCAAGAAGCATCTTATTCTCTCAGGCCTGATGGGAGACACTGTGTATACCCACTTCCT CTCAAGCTTCACCTGTGGTCTGGCAGGGGCCCTGGCCTCAAACCCTGTTGATGTTGTGAGGACACGTATGATGAATCAGAGAGTGCTTCGAGATGGCAGATGTTCTGGCTACACAGGAACCCTGGATTGCTTGTTACAG cTTACAGTGCTGGAAAGTTTTTCCACCACAGCAAAGCCACAAAAGCTTATCAGCGTAGATGCCATCTCAGAAGAGGCTGATACCAGGGGATTTACATATCTCAGCTGTGATCTTTCTGTTCCAAGCTGA
- the SLC25A30 gene encoding kidney mitochondrial carrier protein 1 isoform X1 codes for MSALNWKPFVYGGLASITAECGTFPIDLTKTRLQIQGQTNDAKFKEIRYRGMLHALVRIGREEGLKALYSGIAPAMLRQASYGTIKIGTYQSLKRLFVERPEDETLPINVICGILSGVISSTIANPTDVLKIRMQAQSNTIQGGMIGNFMNIYQQEGTRGLWKGVSLTAQRAAIVVGVELPVYDITKKHLILSGLMGDTVYTHFLSSFTCGLAGALASNPVDVVRTRMMNQRVLRDGRCSGYTGTLDCLLQTWKNEGFFALYKGFWPNWLRLGPWNIINEVVGSLGSQTERSSGSCPIQSSESTTLRPVPPQQLIPWNEDKVIL; via the exons ATGTCAGCCCTCAACTGGAAGCCGTTTGTGTACGGGGGGCTGGCCTCCATCACTGCTGAGTGCG gtaCATTTCCAATTGATTTAACCAAGACACGGCTCCAGATTCAAGGCCAGACGAATGATGCAAAATTTAAGGAAATTAGATATCGAGGAATGTTGCACGCATTAGTGAGGATAGGCAGAGAAGAAGGGCTGAAAGCACTCTACTCGGG GATTGCCCCCGCGATGTTACGCCAGGCATCCTATGGCACCATCAAGATAGGCACTTACCAGAGCTTGAAGCGACTATTCGTTGAACGCCCAGAAG ATGAAACTCTACCGATAAATGTGATATGTGGAATTCTGTCTGGAGTCATATCTTCAACCATTGCTAATCCAACTGATGTTTTGAAA attCGGATGCAAGCGCAAAGCAACACCATTCAAGGAGGAATGATAGGCAACTTCATGAACATTTACCAGCAAGAGGGGACAAGAGGACTGTGGAAG GGTGTGTCCCTTACTGCGCAGAGGGCTGCTATTGTTGTTGGTGTGGAGCTGCCGGTCTATGACATCACCAAGAAGCATCTTATTCTCTCAGGCCTGATGGGAGACACTGTGTATACCCACTTCCT CTCAAGCTTCACCTGTGGTCTGGCAGGGGCCCTGGCCTCAAACCCTGTTGATGTTGTGAGGACACGTATGATGAATCAGAGAGTGCTTCGAGATGGCAGATGTTCTGGCTACACAGGAACCCTGGATTGCTTGTTACAG ACATGGAAGAATGAAGGGTTTTTTGCTCTCTATAAAGGCTTTTGGCCAAATTGGTTGAGACTTGGTCCTTGGAATATCATT AATGAGGTGGTGGGATCCTTGGGAAGCCAAACGGAGCGGAGTTCTGGATCATGTCCCATCCAGTCCAGTGAATCCACGACCCTCAGACCTGTCCCCCCGCAACAGCTTATACCATGGAATGAGGACAAGGTGATACTCTGA